The sequence below is a genomic window from Nicotiana tomentosiformis chromosome 6, ASM39032v3, whole genome shotgun sequence.
TGAATTTAAAATGGGCGGGAAGGTATGACGCGCATAAATACCTATATAAAAAAACGTGCCCTTCTCCTTCCCCACCAGACGCGAACCAACAGCCCTCCTTTTCAATTTTTTATTCCACAACAGCCCCCCCTCATTTTCAACGAAAAAAGCTTCATTGGAGCCCACCGGTCCCACAAAAAGTGTAGATTCTCGGTATTGTAGCAAGCTAACATCGTATCAAAGGCATTATCGCGtagtgggttgctcgtttcggctccaaatcatcaaatcttcaactttcaacAAAATTAAAATCGAGGTATTTCaacttattttttgttaaaattcatgtataaaaaatgcctattaattattttttattgtgtTCTATGTTATTTCGTAATTGTTTTacgatttaattaattttttatccggattatatTATTAGTGTGCTAATAAAAgtagtaaaatagagaaattattattttatgaataattaaggtttttagttgttataaaaaatgctaattagttattttttactgtggtatatgtattttcataatttttttgtGATTACatcaatttattattttttatccggattatattatttatgtgctaaaagattagtaaagtagataaattattattttaggaataattaatcttatttagatgttattgttgtacatatattaatatgtgactttaaTATTGTTTAGTTCCGTGTAGTGTTATATTGTGCCCATAATTATAATGTAGTGCTCTTTAGtgtagtaaaatgtagtgcccttttacGTAGTATCTTTGTGGtgattgaaattaatcatttagtTATCTATTTAGccccaaaaatatctgaaaaaagatgatagttcaaatacaaactctctcgaattctagtcaacaaacttaagaaaataacatttaaaaataacaatatttatcaaaataagtatttttatatgaatatttaataattaaatcatgtatagttataaaaattaattatttaattctattatactaaaaaataagtgagtaaaaaaacaaatatatacaataataaacatataaaataaactaACATACAAataagaaactaacatataaaataataaacaaacatataaaatagtaaactaatatataaaataataatgtaacatataaaataataaattaacatataaaatgataaaccaacatataaaataataaattaacatataaaattataatatagaaaatgtatcaacctaagtaacaatatagtaaaaatatcgaataaattttaatattaCAGATATTGCAATAAATTTAAAGATGTCAAgcaattaaaaatgaaaaaaactttaattaatattgttcaatttacagtcatcgtcatggaggttctgcttgtgcatcccggacctgcatccctagagctactgttgctacaaGCCGAGAATAGATCtttatacatatgggatgggCAGTGTTTGTCCCAGATATTCCGCGCCAGACGTATAGACGATATGTGAgagttcattagggaccacctactccatccccgtatagttagACGCCTTCAGGATACGGGTTTCTACAGGATCATAGAGATCGGCCGATTGAAATTCGACTGGGCGTTGATCAGggctatgatagagcggtggcaACCAGAGACGCACACGTTTCATCTACCCATCGGCGAGGTGAACATCACGCTTGAAGACGTGAAGGTTCTTTTCGGGCTGCCGGTTGATGGGTTACCTGTAGCTTACCCGCATGCTCTCAGAGACTATACGGGATTGCATTACCTGCATATGTTGCAGCGGCTCACCGGATTCCAGCCAGCGGAGGAGACGGCATTGAGTGGAGCCACTCGTTTGCAGCTGACGCTCGTCCAGCAGCATCTGGAGGCGATGAATGCGGAGATTACGGATGATTCACCGTCGGAGTTTATCGATCGACACACGAGATTGGTGTTGCTGCTGATGTTTGGTGGTGTAGTGTTCCCTAACATTTCGGGAAACCTAGTTAGTTTGAGATTTCtacatcatcttgagcggctagatgatttacctggtTACAGCTAGGGTGCAGTTGTTCTAGGTTACCTGTGTAGGCAGATGTGTCGGGATCCATGGGCACCCAGAGAGACGTTGCCGGATTTTTACCgctgctgcaggtgaaaacatagtcaattcttttcatgattataacatacataggGTGAGAATATCTTAAATTTTATGTCCAcaatctatattaggtttgggcctgggagcggttcctgcaatTCCAACCACCTCTAACACCCATCACTCCGGATGTACCACCTCCACCATTTCTTCCTcttggaggtgggttgataggtgAGGATACGAGCGTGaggtcgaggctcgacatcatctcccctattacagagatttgttggatttgcttgaAGGCATGCAAGGTACATGTAttcttaagtttacttggcctggctttatATGTGTTGTGTTTACTCACGATTCCTGTATTTTATTAATAGTTCTTATGGAGGCCATA
It includes:
- the LOC104109470 gene encoding protein MAIN-LIKE 2-like, whose protein sequence is MIERWQPETHTFHLPIGEVNITLEDVKVLFGLPVDGLPVAYPHALRDYTGLHYLHMLQRLTGFQPAEETALSGATRLQLTLVQQHLEAMNAEITDDSPSEFIDRHTRLVLLLMFGGVVFPNISGNLVSLRFLHHLERLDDLPGYS